The Syntrophorhabdaceae bacterium genome has a window encoding:
- a CDS encoding methylenetetrahydrofolate reductase has translation MKPDSKLAAKISGKEFIFTAEYLPVAATVLGMDPKVFGGGVTAVNAADNHHGVSMSSLAASLALREAGIEPVLQIITRDRNRIALQSDLLGAAYLGIRNVLCLSGFHQTLMGSGESANVFDVDSIQLINIVAKMNGGQLLDGTRIQGGFAMLIGAAANPDLKPLELNLLRLDKKISAGADFIQTQAVFAADAFKVWLGAVRDAGLTDRAAILAGVLPLRSAAQAAQLAVAHTDFVIPETVIDRLTAAGDAGAQEKEGVRIAVEIINELKGLPGLKGVHILSGGNESRTGEVLAAVSR, from the coding sequence ATGAAACCTGATAGTAAACTAGCAGCTAAGATCAGCGGCAAAGAGTTCATCTTCACCGCCGAGTATTTGCCGGTCGCCGCTACCGTGTTGGGGATGGACCCCAAAGTCTTTGGCGGCGGCGTGACGGCAGTAAATGCGGCCGACAATCACCACGGTGTATCCATGTCCAGCCTTGCGGCATCCCTGGCCTTACGCGAGGCGGGCATCGAACCGGTATTGCAGATAATAACGAGAGACCGCAACCGCATTGCACTTCAATCGGATCTCCTCGGAGCCGCTTATCTCGGCATCAGGAATGTGCTGTGCCTGTCCGGTTTTCACCAGACCCTTATGGGGAGTGGTGAATCAGCCAACGTCTTCGATGTCGATTCCATTCAGCTGATCAATATCGTCGCGAAGATGAATGGCGGCCAGCTGCTGGACGGCACGAGGATACAGGGGGGCTTCGCCATGCTGATAGGCGCTGCCGCCAACCCGGACCTGAAGCCCCTCGAGTTGAACCTTTTGAGATTGGACAAGAAAATATCCGCAGGCGCAGATTTTATTCAAACGCAGGCGGTATTTGCCGCCGACGCCTTCAAGGTTTGGCTGGGAGCGGTGCGTGATGCGGGGCTGACCGACAGGGCTGCGATCCTTGCGGGTGTCCTGCCTTTGAGGAGCGCGGCCCAGGCTGCACAGTTGGCCGTCGCTCATACCGATTTCGTTATTCCCGAAACCGTCATTGATCGGCTGACCGCTGCCGGTGATGCCGGGGCACAGGAAAAAGAGGGTGTCAGGATCGCCGTTGAGATCATAAACGAACTCAAAGGTCTTCCGGGACTGAAGGGTGTGCATATTCTTTCCGGCGGCAACGAGTCGAGGACAGGCGAAGTACTGGCGGCTGTATCCAGGTGA
- a CDS encoding ammonium transporter, which produces MKSFLALLVFFIFLAMPAGIVCAQAIPAQGAPQPSAVQPAPGVNTGDTAWVIIATALVMLMTPGLAFFYGGMVGKKNVLGILMQCFTILCLISVQWVLFGYSLSFGPGKGFWGGFEWMGLGGVGLAPNADYAATIPHQLFMMFQMMFAIITPALIVGAFAGRMKFSAFVIFTLLWATFVYDPVCHWVWGVGGWLRELGALDFAGGTVVHINAGIAAFMTAIFIGKRKGTNGHSILPHNLPFTILGTALLWFGWFGFNAGSSLGANEIAVSAFVTTNTAAAAAGMTWAIIDWIFNRKPTMLGMATGAVAGLVAITPAAGYVSAVSAIIIGIFVSIFCYFAVAFIKPKFGYDDALDVFGVHCVGGIWGALATGLFASKAINPAGADGLFFGNPKQFLIQVIATAVTIVYSFAASFIIYKVIDLVMKVRVREKDEIVGLDLTQHHEKAYTILE; this is translated from the coding sequence ATGAAAAGCTTTCTTGCCTTACTCGTATTCTTCATATTCCTTGCTATGCCCGCGGGCATCGTTTGCGCGCAGGCCATTCCCGCTCAGGGAGCGCCACAGCCGTCCGCGGTGCAGCCGGCCCCCGGGGTGAACACCGGTGATACGGCATGGGTTATCATCGCGACCGCGCTCGTTATGCTCATGACGCCCGGCCTTGCGTTCTTTTACGGCGGGATGGTGGGAAAGAAGAATGTCCTGGGCATCCTCATGCAGTGTTTCACGATTCTCTGCCTTATCAGCGTTCAATGGGTCCTCTTCGGCTACAGCCTATCCTTTGGCCCCGGCAAAGGCTTCTGGGGAGGGTTCGAATGGATGGGTCTTGGAGGGGTGGGGCTTGCCCCGAATGCCGATTATGCGGCGACGATACCCCATCAGCTTTTCATGATGTTTCAGATGATGTTCGCGATCATTACCCCCGCGCTTATCGTCGGAGCCTTTGCCGGGAGGATGAAGTTCTCCGCATTCGTTATCTTTACCCTCCTCTGGGCGACATTCGTCTATGATCCGGTTTGCCACTGGGTCTGGGGGGTGGGGGGATGGCTCAGGGAACTGGGCGCCCTCGATTTTGCGGGAGGAACGGTTGTCCACATAAACGCGGGGATAGCGGCATTCATGACGGCGATATTCATAGGGAAGCGCAAGGGGACCAACGGCCACTCGATCCTTCCTCACAACCTTCCTTTTACCATCCTCGGTACGGCCCTGTTGTGGTTCGGGTGGTTCGGATTCAATGCGGGGAGTTCACTGGGGGCCAATGAGATCGCCGTCAGCGCCTTTGTCACTACCAACACGGCCGCCGCGGCAGCGGGGATGACCTGGGCGATCATTGACTGGATATTCAACAGGAAACCGACCATGCTCGGCATGGCGACGGGAGCGGTGGCCGGTCTCGTTGCCATAACCCCGGCGGCAGGTTATGTAAGCGCCGTATCGGCGATCATCATCGGTATCTTTGTGAGTATTTTCTGCTACTTCGCCGTTGCCTTCATCAAACCCAAATTTGGCTATGACGATGCGCTGGATGTCTTCGGCGTCCATTGTGTGGGAGGTATATGGGGAGCGCTTGCCACGGGGCTTTTCGCGTCGAAGGCGATAAACCCCGCGGGGGCCGACGGCCTCTTCTTCGGAAACCCCAAACAGTTCCTTATCCAGGTGATTGCCACGGCGGTAACCATTGTCTACAGTTTCGCCGCCAGTTTTATCATCTACAAGGTCATCGACCTTGTCATGAAGGTCCGGGTCCGGGAAAAGGACGAGATCGTAGGCCTCGACCTGACGCAGCACCACGAGAAGGCATACACGATCCTTGAGTAA
- a CDS encoding Yip1 family protein, producing the protein MNLVERAKGIMFKPTETWETVKTEQITIKELFTSYAAILAIIPAAAGFIGMSLIGTSMLGIHFRIPFISGLIHAVISYVLTLVGVYVVAFIIDALAPSFNSRKDILSAVKVAVFSFTPAWIAGIFMILPMLSLLTLLASLYGLYLLYTGLPVLMETPREKSLGYFVVIIVVSIVVSLVMNVLARLVLPSGPLMMP; encoded by the coding sequence ATGAATCTGGTGGAACGGGCAAAAGGCATCATGTTCAAGCCCACGGAGACGTGGGAGACAGTTAAGACCGAACAGATAACCATAAAAGAACTCTTCACCTCCTATGCCGCCATTCTGGCAATCATTCCGGCCGCTGCCGGGTTCATAGGGATGTCCCTCATAGGCACCTCCATGCTCGGCATCCATTTTCGCATCCCCTTTATATCAGGTCTCATTCATGCCGTCATATCCTATGTTCTGACGTTGGTCGGTGTCTACGTCGTTGCATTCATAATCGATGCCCTTGCACCCTCTTTCAATTCCCGCAAGGACATCCTCTCGGCGGTGAAGGTGGCCGTCTTTTCCTTTACGCCGGCCTGGATAGCCGGGATCTTCATGATCCTGCCCATGCTCTCCCTGCTCACCTTGCTCGCTTCTCTTTACGGCCTGTACCTTCTCTACACGGGCCTGCCGGTCCTGATGGAGACGCCGCGGGAAAAGAGCCTCGGGTACTTTGTCGTTATTATCGTGGTCAGCATCGTTGTTTCCCTGGTTATGAACGTCCTCGCCCGCCTTGTGCTTCCCTCGGGTCCGCTGATGATGCCGTAG
- a CDS encoding type 1 glutamine amidotransferase gives MEKRLLIIKHAEHEGPGCIADLFSEDRWSVEILELSGTGTPLPNNLDDIGGIVILGGPMNVYQEDAYPFLRDEESLVRRALIDEVPLLGICLGAQLIAKTCGAAITKSPKKEIGWFTVMKTPEGMKDNLFRGNRQHMTVFQWHEDTFDLPGDGVLLAKGRICTNQAFRVGHNAYGLQFHIEATSEMVETWMRNENEIDVKKILRDGRKIMEGFADQGKRVVNNFKRIVESSLRYRRVIARFVDENRWPEQRQINWWEAV, from the coding sequence ATGGAAAAAAGACTCCTGATAATAAAACACGCTGAGCATGAAGGTCCTGGGTGCATAGCGGACCTTTTTTCCGAGGACAGGTGGAGCGTGGAGATCCTTGAACTGTCGGGAACCGGCACCCCGCTCCCCAACAACCTTGATGACATCGGTGGGATAGTCATCCTGGGCGGACCGATGAACGTTTACCAGGAGGACGCCTATCCTTTTTTGAGGGATGAAGAATCTCTCGTCAGGCGGGCCCTTATCGATGAGGTGCCTCTTCTCGGGATATGTCTTGGCGCGCAGCTCATTGCGAAGACCTGCGGCGCCGCGATAACGAAGTCACCGAAAAAAGAGATCGGGTGGTTCACCGTGATGAAGACACCCGAAGGTATGAAGGACAACCTCTTCAGGGGTAACCGCCAGCATATGACCGTTTTCCAGTGGCACGAGGACACCTTCGACCTTCCCGGCGACGGTGTCCTTCTCGCAAAGGGCCGGATTTGCACCAATCAGGCCTTCAGGGTGGGGCATAACGCCTACGGCCTTCAGTTTCATATCGAGGCGACTTCAGAGATGGTGGAAACGTGGATGAGAAATGAGAACGAAATCGATGTGAAGAAGATCCTCCGCGATGGCAGGAAGATCATGGAAGGCTTTGCCGATCAGGGGAAGAGGGTCGTCAACAATTTCAAGAGGATCGTTGAGTCTTCCCTGCGATACCGCAGGGTCATAGCCCGGTTTGTAGATGAAAACAGGTGGCCGGAACAACGACAGATAAACTGGTGGGAGGCGGTCTGA
- a CDS encoding P-II family nitrogen regulator: MKLIVAIIQPDRLESVKQKLYKEDVNLITVSEVLGHGRQMGVTEVYRGVKEMGNLLRKIRLEIAVNEDFVERTMTAIIGGAQSGESGDGKIFVLDLVECVRIRTEERGEEAIG, from the coding sequence ATGAAACTGATAGTAGCGATCATACAACCGGACAGGCTCGAATCGGTAAAGCAGAAGCTATACAAGGAGGACGTGAATCTCATCACCGTCAGCGAAGTTCTGGGCCACGGAAGGCAGATGGGTGTCACCGAGGTTTACCGCGGGGTGAAGGAGATGGGCAACCTCCTGAGAAAGATCCGTCTCGAGATAGCCGTGAACGAAGATTTCGTGGAAAGGACCATGACGGCCATCATCGGGGGCGCCCAGAGCGGCGAGAGCGGTGACGGTAAGATCTTTGTCCTCGACCTTGTCGAATGCGTCCGCATAAGGACGGAGGAGAGGGGAGAAGAGGCGATAGGATAG
- a CDS encoding glutamate synthase-related protein gives MPKKYHIDTKKIPPRLPKTGKFGIVDWREDCARCHNCVKKACVYDRYRQEMQYIKDLEEFSAMFFECMGCFSCVQKCTKGLLALTVNPEYERMGNGYYTPDIILTTWNQAETAGIPVSGAGYRGKFTGAGFDSMWTDMSEIVRPTRDGIHGREYISTSVDIGRKPRLLSFENGRLTTALPPLVDLPVPIIIDMFPEEYRFPNLMPMLLAVAVRTGTMVIVDWERHGLPGTDEEKHLSNIIFHIGKEAPLPPPETLKKVRLIEIADSEEVEQRIEEIKAVNPGLVVAVRVELDARGENRSIELAHNPVIEVIHIVSDINGNQTGVEKPRFIKDMTRYIHTSLVKDGIRDEVTIVASGGIALAEHMAKEIICGADAVTIDMPLLIGLECRFCDSCRDGFDCPAKIESIDAKYGVGRMTNLIAVWHDQLIEVMGAMGMREARRLRGETGRALFFESIEEETFGRLFGKRISA, from the coding sequence ATGCCGAAGAAATATCATATAGACACGAAAAAGATCCCACCGAGATTGCCGAAAACAGGCAAGTTCGGGATTGTCGACTGGCGTGAAGACTGTGCGCGATGCCACAACTGTGTGAAAAAGGCGTGCGTCTACGACCGCTACCGGCAGGAAATGCAATACATCAAGGACCTGGAGGAGTTTAGCGCCATGTTCTTTGAATGTATGGGCTGCTTTTCCTGCGTGCAGAAGTGTACGAAAGGACTGCTGGCCTTGACCGTTAATCCCGAATACGAACGTATGGGCAATGGATACTATACGCCCGATATCATTCTGACGACATGGAACCAGGCGGAAACCGCGGGTATTCCGGTTTCCGGCGCCGGCTACCGGGGCAAGTTCACGGGTGCCGGTTTCGATTCCATGTGGACCGACATGTCGGAGATCGTCCGCCCTACCCGGGATGGGATTCACGGACGGGAATACATCAGCACCTCCGTTGACATCGGGAGAAAGCCGAGACTGCTTTCATTTGAAAACGGCAGGCTGACTACCGCGTTACCACCGCTGGTTGACCTGCCGGTCCCGATAATAATCGACATGTTTCCCGAGGAATACCGGTTTCCCAATCTTATGCCGATGTTGCTGGCTGTTGCCGTAAGAACGGGCACAATGGTGATCGTCGACTGGGAAAGGCACGGTCTTCCGGGAACTGATGAAGAAAAACACCTGTCGAACATAATCTTCCACATCGGTAAGGAGGCCCCTCTGCCGCCGCCGGAGACCCTCAAGAAGGTACGTCTTATCGAAATCGCCGACAGCGAGGAAGTCGAACAGCGGATAGAAGAGATCAAGGCCGTTAACCCGGGTCTGGTTGTCGCGGTGAGGGTTGAGCTGGACGCCCGCGGCGAAAACAGGTCCATTGAGCTCGCTCATAACCCCGTCATAGAGGTGATACACATCGTGTCCGATATCAACGGAAATCAGACAGGGGTGGAAAAACCCAGATTTATAAAGGACATGACACGGTACATCCATACGTCGCTCGTAAAGGACGGTATCCGAGATGAAGTGACCATCGTCGCCAGTGGCGGGATCGCTCTGGCGGAACATATGGCGAAAGAGATCATTTGTGGTGCCGATGCGGTAACCATCGATATGCCGTTGTTGATCGGTCTTGAGTGCCGCTTTTGCGACAGTTGCCGCGATGGTTTCGACTGTCCGGCGAAGATCGAAAGTATCGACGCTAAATATGGAGTTGGCCGTATGACGAATCTGATCGCGGTCTGGCATGACCAGTTGATCGAGGTTATGGGAGCAATGGGGATGAGGGAAGCCCGCCGTCTGCGCGGCGAGACCGGCCGCGCATTGTTCTTTGAATCCATCGAGGAGGAGACCTTTGGAAGGCTCTTTGGCAAGAGAATCAGCGCTTAA
- a CDS encoding hydrogenase iron-sulfur subunit, whose product MKDQIPQIYLFHCATGYDQKELMRSCSRQDDEIRMVSLPCSGKLDILYLTKAFDTGADGAVIMICSEGECRYMEGNMRARKRVEAVDELLREAGLGKGRTRVIQMDDEGIAGAIHKLEDFRLQIRTMVRNAAAGGVDSSSSV is encoded by the coding sequence TTGAAAGATCAGATTCCTCAAATATATCTCTTTCACTGTGCAACGGGCTACGATCAGAAAGAATTGATGCGCAGCTGCTCGCGGCAGGATGATGAAATAAGAATGGTTTCGTTGCCCTGTTCCGGAAAGCTGGACATTCTGTATCTGACCAAGGCGTTCGATACGGGCGCCGATGGTGCTGTCATTATGATATGCAGCGAAGGTGAATGCCGTTACATGGAAGGCAACATGCGGGCCAGAAAACGGGTGGAGGCCGTCGACGAATTGCTGCGGGAGGCCGGACTCGGAAAGGGCCGGACGAGAGTGATTCAGATGGACGACGAGGGCATAGCGGGAGCTATCCATAAACTGGAAGATTTTCGACTTCAGATAAGGACGATGGTCCGGAACGCCGCGGCCGGCGGAGTCGACAGTTCTTCGTCAGTCTAA